GAGAGGAAAGTGATCCGTCGGCGAAGGGCGACGGGGAAGGGATATAAGTGTAAGAATTGCGGCGGAAGGAGGGGCACGATAGGTGATTTGGCTGAAGCCCAGCAAAGGCGGCGGCGCTTCTCTCCATTTCTGCTATGCTCTGCCCTGCCCTGCcctgccctctctctctctctctctctctctgggaaCAGAGTGCCTCTCTAGTCTTTGCGCGTGcgtgtttctctctctatctcctcTGTCCGCTATATAAAAGTGGGAAAGGGATGGATGCAGTCTGCTGACCAATGCTCTTCGCTAGATTCCCCAGTGTTTACCCTAGGcttttgggttgaagtgtgTGCTgcgtttaaaaataaaaataaaaatttgcattGAAGTGTGCGGAGAGTACACTCTACCccaaaaatctattatttttcacaacacaCGTTTTACGTTTTAAGTAaggatatttttaaaaagtgagtttaattttataaaatattttataaaatcatcttttatttaaaaatataattatataatatattgtaaaaaattagatgtatttatcatttttaatataatataataacagtgatatatttttcttttcacgtCTGTATGTTAGTTTGGATTGTGAAATGAGATAGAATAAAATgcgataattttaaatgaattgaataaaatattatttgtaatataattattattttaagatttaaaaatgttaaattgtttattatattatgtataaacatttaaaaaaattataataataaaatgaaatgaattgaaaatatttttgtatctgAACGGAACCttaatgagaaataaaataattaaaaaataatttgtacaaatgaaaattaatattattgattaGCATcctaaattacaaaattaatttcagatcttcAACAATAATCCCTATACTTTGATTGGGATTGAGCCTTGTGTAATTGTTTTTTAGAATTACACAagttttgaatataatttttttcaattgacGGAAAACACGTGTCACCCTCTACCGCTACCACATGTTGAGACTTATTTTTAATCAAGTAAATCGAAGGATTGGTAAATTACCATATGAACCGAACCAAACTCAACGAGGTCGGACAGATACTCGGATGTCTCCTCTGCCCACCCCGCAATCAGAAAATCATATATCCATTCACTGATATACGCTCACCTTTTCTATTTATGCTTctggggagggagggagggatggGGAAGAGAGAAGGTCAAACGGAACGATGACTGAAAATTGCACCCCACAAGAATTACACTACCAGTTCACAATACAGCAAACCAGACAACCCAAAAGCCATAAATGGAGACCATCTTTCAGAAGCCTAAAACACCACCCCTATGTTAATGCAAATATTCCCAACAATCACCTGCCCCTAATGAAAGCTACACTCACAAAGCCGACAAAAGATGCACAAACatatacaaatttctcaaatgaTCACAGTGAGTGGAGTCATTTACATATTTAGCCCAGCTTTAAGAGACGTCACCAGCCAAAACTACTCAAAAAAAGAGTGAAGAAGACTGGGGTAGTAAGTAAACAATGGATGCATCCATTAAAAAGCCAAAAATCTTTTCAGTTTTGACCTTGTCCACTACTGCTGTTTATGgataaatttctctttataacTTGGCCGCACCATGATGTTCAACTTCTGGTTTACTATATTTTGACATCTCTCTTCATTGAGGCTGCAAAACAAAGATGTGCATAAGAAAAAAAACGAGAATGCAGCAGTATAAATGGCTAATTACTCAAGGAAAGCACATTCCGTGGCATCAGTAAGGACAAGACACAAGCAAGAATAAGCAATCACAAATATTATAACCTGGTAGCCATGGAACAAAAACCCCCCATAAATTGAGACTTTCAGTCTTACAActacaaacaaaatatatttataacagcaaatgaaaataatgaacGCGAAACAAAAATTTCTGAGCCAcctgaatgaaatgaaatgaacaaaAACCATAACAATCCTATATACCAGCATGCAAATACGTCAACTCAAGCAAGATTTGAGATAACAGCAGTCACCTGATAATGCCCAGTATCTTGTCCAACATTGTGTACTTACTGTACATTTTCTGGTGCCTTGGGGCCACAGGGAAAGACACCATTCTTTACATGTGAAGAATTCGTAAGACCATTTATTCCTTCATCTGGAGGAACATCCAGCTCCTTTTCTGCAATAGGATTCAACAGACTGTCTAATTCGTCTTCATTCGTGAAGTTGTGAGTCTCCGTTTTCTCCAGAGTCACTTCTGAGACTTGTatgattttatctaaaataaacgCACCAGCCTCTTCAGCACCTTCTTTAGTTTGGGAGGATGACAACGATACATGCTGATCCTCTGGAGCATTTTGTTGGGTGGAAATTGCACTGAAACCAAATAAACAAACATTTAGCAGAAGTGCTtggggaaaaaatatttaacagaaatttaaaaaataaaaataaaaaaatttatactttcTAAGAACCAGTAGAGCATTTCAAATAATCATCCCAAGAAACACAATACGAACACTACGCCATAAAAATGACAGGATTTAATTTGCAAAGTTTAACCTCTCAGTAGAGGCCCCTTGAGCTGCCGCACCATCATCTTGTTGCctccttttcttcttgttcCGCCTTTGCTCTGGTTGTAAATTAACACCATCATTGGATATAGAGTGTATAactcttcttttccttccagCCTGAAGCCCTTGCTCAGAAATTGAAGGGGCACATTTTTCACTGGAATGCCCCTCAACTTCAGATGcagtatgatgtgttgcttttACAACCTCACCTACAGTGGGCACTTCAACTATCACTTTTGGCTCACCAAGAGCATATCTCACCTGCTGTCGCTCGCTGAAAATTATGTTCGACTTCTCTCCCGCATACTTATGCCCGATGCTTGCATTTTCATGGTCAGGAGGCCTTTCTTCAGACTTCATTGGAGTCTTATCAGGagaatgtttgaatattaattctGTGCAGCGTTTAATCCAAGAGAAACGAGCAGAGTTATGAGCAGAAGCACCATTCATATCACCCATAGATGGAGAATTGAGCCCATTGCTAATGTCGGTAACATCTATCTCTTTGTGCGAGTCCACGGCATTTTGTACAAGAGCTTGCTGcttcaaaattctttttgcaGAAACTTTCCGCTGGCTTCGTTCGGGATCTGAATTTTGCAACTCTGCAACAATAATGCTATCTGAGGCAACATTCAAATCCCGCAATTTCTTAAGGTCTTCAATTTGGGAAAGAATCTCTCCTCTATCTGCATGCAATAGCTCTCTTTGCTCTTTTAATTTCTCTCTTTGGACCTTAAGATCCTCAATGCAATTATTTAACTCTTCCCACTCCCTGTTTCTTTGCTCACGCTCGAAATTTATCTCGATTCTCTCGGTTTCGAGCCTCTTCATTTCTAAAGAAACCTGTTCCAGCTCCTTCTCTGCTTGTTCCTTAAGAGAGCTTATATACTGAAgttcagttttcttttcttgctcaaaggctttctctctctccctcaaatCATTCTCTAATTCTTCACgtcttttttcaaaacaattctCCAGTTCTCTCTTACGCATCTCAACATCTAGTAAGAAATCTGCATGTTCTTGCTGCATCTTGCCAAACCACTCAGTGCGATCATGCACCATCTTATTCATGAAGTCTTCCCGCTCACGGCTAAGTGCCTCCATTTCAAGTTTACATTGATCTCGCATTGCAACTTTTTCCAGTCTAAGGCTATCACGCTCATCCTTAATAAATCTGGAAAATGCCAATCTCTCTTCAGCTATGTGGTCTGCTTCTTTCCGTAGCTCTTGTCTTTTCTCATCAATTAACTCCCATTCAGCTTCAAACTTAGCCTTCTCTATTTTCAACTTATCAGAATCAGCCAAAAGCTCCATTTTTTTAGCCCTAACAATGTCTATTTCTTCTTTAAGTTTCACCTCTAGAACTGATAACTCCCTTGTTTCAGTTTTCATGGCCTCTAACTTCTCGTGTGCACAATCAACCAACTTCTTTTCGTCACCCAAAGAATCCAGTGACTTTTGAAGCTctgctttcatttttttaatctcttctttttcttctagaaaACGAGCTTTCTTCAGCTCAAACTCCTTCTCACGAGCACTTAGGTGCTTTTCTTTCTCATCTAGTAGATTTAATGTCTCTGCCACGTCTTTCTCCCTATCTGCCATTGCCCTTGACTGAACCTCCAAGTCATGTTCCCTTTCCAATATTAGGTTCTCCTGCTGCCTAAGATCCATTTCCTTTAACTCCCAAGCCCGTCTCTTAGCCtcaatttcatcttcaaatgtTTTTTGCTTCAGCTGCAGCTCAGCATCAAATTCAGACTTCCTTGTTCTCAAAGCAATTTCCTGATTGGCAATGACTTTGTGTAATTCATCCTGCATTGCAAAAGATCATTACATGAAGGCTGAAAGCATTCCAAGAAAAAATACATACTCAGAATGGAATAAATACAAAGATATAGCTGACACAATCTTCcgctttataacttttttaattttctgaaaacaaactgCAAGATAAGACACAACAACTCACGGATTCTTTACTCGCAAGTTTTTCCTGTAAAACGAGTAGGTCTTGCTGTTGCTTGTTCAGCAAAGCTCCCTTTTTAATGACATCCTGCATGAACTTAAAAGAGAAACTACATAAATGAAGTTTTCCATAAACGGAGTAAAAATTACATACATCAACATAAAATCAAGAAGTAAAAATACGAACCTGCTCCCTTTCTGACAGGGAAGCCTTAGTCAGCTCTAGATCAGATCTCTTATGATTTAGAGCTCCAAGTTCCTTCTCAATATTTGCCTTTGAGTCCTCTATCTCTTTTTCAAGTCGATTTAGATCCTGAGATCTACTGAAAATGTAATCCTCCCTCTGATTCAGCAGAACTTGTGCATCAAGTAATCTTTCATGTTCAAGCTGCAAAGCTTTCTGCCTTTCACTTAAAGATTGCCTCTCAAGACtgatctctttctctttttcatcaCAGCTAAAACATaaagacaacaaagaaattataaagcTACAGAAGCAGGTTCCTTGCTGCAAATTTATACATCTGAAGCTGCACGTCCTGAACAAAAACTATGACCATTGGATGACTATAGCTATATATGAAAGACAACAGAGAAAATTATTCTGTGTTAATGCAAAGTTGAGAGCGTCTGCTTTCATCAGTAAGTCAAGATAAAGGTTAAGTCCACAAGAAGAGCAACCGCATGGTCTTACATGGAATTCTGTCATGAACTAAGTTATGAATGGCATGGGGACTAATGCTAATTCCAAATCTACATATAGCACAAGGTTTGATTACTAgagaatagaaaaagaataacAATTACGACTCAACCTTCATCTCAGAAAAAGGGTTAGCACCAAAACGTAAAAATGTGAAAGCTACATTTTTCTTTGAGTATCACTCTGCATTCTTCAATACTGATGAAAAGAACATTACTCttgatcaaaagagtgaaaggGCCTCTGGTTGGGTAAGGTGGCATTAGAGCAGTTTAAAATGCATCATTTGCTCACGTGATATATTGAAAGGCTGAAAGCTGTAAGGCGGCATAGATTAAGAGAGTCAAAGAAGAGGTGACATGAAACTTGACTAGGGAATCTGAGACATTTTAATCAACTTAGCCACAAAATTCAAAGGAAAGCACCATTATGCAGCTCACTTACTAACCTTTTGCGGCTTTTAGTGTGGCTTTGAGCATCATGACGTTATAAAATAAGAGCTCAAAGAttttaagcatttttctttggCAAATTTCCCAAGTTGAAACTAACCAAATTCCACTTGTACACAGGCAGTCTACAAAAGCAGTTTCAAAAACACAATATAAATGAGTATGAAACATACTCAGTCTTGAAAGATATCATTTGCCTCCTAAGATCATCTTCACGTGCTTCAACTTCCTGCAGTTTTCTTTCTGAGGCATGGTTATAGCGGCTCACTTCTGCTTGCAAAGATTCTGCCGCATGCAGCTTTGCCTCAGCCTCGGTAAATTTCTTCTGAGCTTCCTCTACCATATCACATGCTTCAGCCAATTTGCTCTCAGCTGCAACCTTTATTTCAGCAGATTCTGCACGCATCTCACTCAAGGCCTTCTCAAGCTAAAGAAATCCATTGGACAACCACCaagaaaacattaataatatagGGGTCATATGGAAAGgcaaattttctttaatttaaaggACAGCCGCAATTGATAAGCTTACACTTGCTATACACTCGTCTTTCACTCCTACAGCCTTTTTCAGattctcttctcttttccttGACCCAGCTAAAGCAGATAGATGCACAGCTTGATCACGCATATGCATTATTTCAGCTGTGTCAGCAGAAATTTTGATTTGCTCATACTTGGAATCCAGTTCTTTTCTTTCCAATAGGAGAAGGCCCATGTGGTGTTGGTGGTCAAAGATCtagataatattattagttAGATATactttgattacttataaaaaaaaaagttagatatacttagaaaaaaaaaaaaaagcacagctaggatgtttttttttttttataagtgggtATAACTGGGATGCGACTCATGGTAGAGGTATAAATGTAGTAAAGAATAGACAATAGGGCCCAGATTGAGTAGCAACATTCGATGCGTAAGCCCAGTAAAACTGCACTTCGCGGGTACATAAATTTGCATATAGAGGGAAGTGAAATGAGATCAAAAGCAACTTAATTACCCAATAACAAACAATTCCACAGGACAAGCAATATGAGAATAAGCTAATTGAAAATCATATGTTGCAAACATTAAAGAAACACACCTAGTGTTGATAAGGGCAAGTATGGCCCAAATCACAAGCAAGCATGGAAAACTTTAACAACAAAATATAGGGTAAAATTGCTTGGAGAATCAATTAGACAGTATTTTAAAAACATCACAGAATATTAAGAATGTTCAAGTACTGATATTTGCTAGCCCAAGATGACATCATAAAATCAGTGAAACAAGTTAGAGGAACCATCTAGAAAGACAATCCACAGTTTTAGAACCGCAAACACCAGCATTCACACAACCTGTAACTCTTTGATGGACTTCATGTACCACAGTAGCAACCAGCTACACAAGTTGATACCCAATAAATGCACATACTTATGTGCACAAATACAAGGTATTCATTTTCTGGTACCCTAATCTCCCAAACAACAAGAAAATTGTCAAGTTATTCAGGCAACCATATTGCCTGAAAAAACATCAGCATTCAAAAAATATGCATCTGCCTAGTATCTTATACAATCAACGCCATCAATAGGAAAGAGATCTAAATTCAGCTTCCCCAAATCCAAAAAGTATGACCCACCAAAAAACTACATGtacaaatatgtaaataaaatggCACCATCTCCATCGTCACTCATCTGCAATCAATGAGATACCATCATAAGGTCCACTTATGATTACAAATGGAACTAggcaactatatatattatatacataaattttaataaagaaacCTCTGTTTGAAATTCTCTGCCAAATAATAACCAACTTAAGCGCACTAAAGCATAAGTGTGCCTAGAGCCTAGGCACAAAGCACAAAATGGAAGCACGCACCTGATTGCAttattttttggtaagtaatgaagcccactttttaaaaaagtaatgtataattaaagaatattcaaaattatgaaaaaaatccaaagaattAATATGGTAGTATATTCAGCACATTAACTCAATTTGTCAAAAAGTATTAAGCAGCGCAACAATCAAATGATCAACAGATTACATTAAACTTAAACATagcatttatataattttcttgtgcttTACAACATAACGCAACCATGATATTGCATAGacataatcaaaataaattacatggTTGAATCAAAATTACCCAAAAGGTAACAACCAAAAAAGCACTAGAATTGTAGGTATTGACTTCTATGCTAACATAAGCAATAAAATGAAAGTCTAAAGCACATAGTCCTAGATATTTACCACAAACAAATGGCTCCGTAAAACGGTGCAAAGTTCAAACtgatatcttatattttttttccaaaaaactatGAAAGCACACTTTTTGTGCTTTAAGCTCACTAAAAAAGCACGAATAAGTGCGCTCTTACCCGCGGCAAACACCCCGTCCTATATATGTTGATTTCCACCCACGCACTCAAGTCACTAAGAATTTTTGAAACTAAATGTAAACATGACGTGCTAGAATCATTGATATTAACGttatttcttgttaaaattattaaagatggaaattatgcaatttcaacatttatttataaggaattattcaaaatcaaatatataattagtgaGTGAAAAAAGTTGTACACGTACTTAAAGAAGTGAAGCACAGATCacgttcatttcatttcaatccAAATACCTTCGCCCTATATTTCGATGACACAGAataaaaggaaatggaaaacaaaagaatCAACCCAACAAGTCCAAATAGTATGCAATAACTCGGAAGAAACACATTCATTCTGAAGTGCTAATGAGAATTTCAGATATATCAAGACTTGATATATTTCCACGTCGTTTCAGTAACCAAGAGAAAGCCAACGACCCACAAATCCCCCAAGCCCACCTAAACGAGCaaataaaaattccaaaataactGCGAAtcgaaattatatttttcaaaagaaataaggaaacaaaaattaaattgagagttataaacaaatgaagtaaaaaagatttgagaagggggaaaaaaaacctCAGCTTCAAGCTTTGCAATATAGGCTATGAGGGCAGCCTTGTCCGTCCGTTTAATGGATTCCTCATCCAAGCCGGCCCCTTGAAGGCGCTTCCAGATGGCTTCGTCGCTGAGAGGGGTTTTCAAAACCCTAGAACCGGGCGTTATCGACAAAGGCCGAGAAGAAGCCGGAGTGATCGCGAGGCGTTCCGATCGCGGAGTGGCCATCTCCGCTTCCGAAACACCCTTAACGTTTTTGAGCTACGGCTACTGTTGATCTGCGAAAGTCCTACTCCCACTTCGGGAGTTCTTGCCTTTTAggagcgctctctctctctctctataaaacACACGGTGGTGTCTGTAAGAGTAAAGTCGCCAATTATGCTTTTCTTTAGTTCAATTTACGGCGTTGAAAGTGCTTTTACTTCACTTCGAAGCCTGAGTTGGAAACTTAGCCAGCAGTGGTGGAAATTATCGGTGATGACGGCCACCTTTTATACGACGACGTTTGCAcgggttttaaaatttaaaaatctaagcCGCCATTAATGAAGGAGAGACATTACATCCCATAAGATAATAGTGATtgtcacaaatatttttattctatttttataattatattttaaaatatagatattttttaaaatgatcttatatttataagttattttataagaatgtctcttttatttaaataattttaaaagggATTTTgtatctatcattttccatactatttttaaaaatttattatgttATTGGATAGGACGATCTATCAtcttattgtgtattttgtgatacaattttaacataaataatattagatacagttttaaggTATATAAGTTTCACgtattctatttgaaaaaaaataaggtctatcattaaaaaataatttttttcatataaatttcaaatttacctatttttttaaaaagaaatacacTAGGATTGTCTTATTTCTCAATTAGTATAGCGTTTTTGTATTCTAagattagttaataattattCAGACTTCGTTAGAAATAGAAAACTACAATTAACGAAGGTGGATTGTGACATCCATCCATACATATAtactttatttgtttaattaaataattttataactcaacatttatctttttttgaGATCGAATGCAGATAAtgcagatttttctttttattgccCTGTCcataaataacttaattctaaaaaaaaaaaaaactgtgggCCAACGTGCATGATCCATCTTTGAAGAGGGGTGCATGCTCACAAGCTTTATAAGACAAGGCAATAATAGTCCTAGTGTCATAGCCACTctgtcatatatataattggggTTCCAACATTTATGTTTTGTCatgatttgaaaatgatttataattaGTTCAATATTCTCTGTTTTTACAACATATTGGGATTTTGAATAAAGAAAttatctcatcctatctcatctcatctcattataaattttaatataaaatataataaataatttatttttttaattttaaaataaaaataatattaaaaaataatattctaacaatattgtaatcaacttttatctaaaattatcttatttcactatccaaacgatacataatattttgtacCTTAAGGatctcgtttgcattcaaaacttacttcaattcatttcatcttatcattacaatttttttaaatttccacacaaaatataataaacaattcaacttcttcaaatctcaaaacaactttctcaaattttcacacaaaatataata
This genomic interval from Juglans microcarpa x Juglans regia isolate MS1-56 chromosome 4D, Jm3101_v1.0, whole genome shotgun sequence contains the following:
- the LOC121259247 gene encoding protein CROWDED NUCLEI 4, yielding MATPRSERLAITPASSRPLSITPGSRVLKTPLSDEAIWKRLQGAGLDEESIKRTDKAALIAYIAKLEAEIFDHQHHMGLLLLERKELDSKYEQIKISADTAEIMHMRDQAVHLSALAGSRKREENLKKAVGVKDECIASLEKALSEMRAESAEIKVAAESKLAEACDMVEEAQKKFTEAEAKLHAAESLQAEVSRYNHASERKLQEVEAREDDLRRQMISFKTDCDEKEKEISLERQSLSERQKALQLEHERLLDAQVLLNQREDYIFSRSQDLNRLEKEIEDSKANIEKELGALNHKRSDLELTKASLSEREQDVIKKGALLNKQQQDLLVLQEKLASKESDELHKVIANQEIALRTRKSEFDAELQLKQKTFEDEIEAKRRAWELKEMDLRQQENLILEREHDLEVQSRAMADREKDVAETLNLLDEKEKHLSAREKEFELKKARFLEEKEEIKKMKAELQKSLDSLGDEKKLVDCAHEKLEAMKTETRELSVLEVKLKEEIDIVRAKKMELLADSDKLKIEKAKFEAEWELIDEKRQELRKEADHIAEERLAFSRFIKDERDSLRLEKVAMRDQCKLEMEALSREREDFMNKMVHDRTEWFGKMQQEHADFLLDVEMRKRELENCFEKRREELENDLREREKAFEQEKKTELQYISSLKEQAEKELEQVSLEMKRLETERIEINFEREQRNREWEELNNCIEDLKVQREKLKEQRELLHADRGEILSQIEDLKKLRDLNVASDSIIVAELQNSDPERSQRKVSAKRILKQQALVQNAVDSHKEIDVTDISNGLNSPSMGDMNGASAHNSARFSWIKRCTELIFKHSPDKTPMKSEERPPDHENASIGHKYAGEKSNIIFSERQQVRYALGEPKVIVEVPTVGEVVKATHHTASEVEGHSSEKCAPSISEQGLQAGRKRRVIHSISNDGVNLQPEQRRNKKKRRQQDDGAAAQGASTESAISTQQNAPEDQHVSLSSSQTKEGAEEAGAFILDKIIQVSEVTLEKTETHNFTNEDELDSLLNPIAEKELDVPPDEGINGLTNSSHVKNGVFPCGPKAPENVQ